The genome window AGATTTGATAAGGAATGTGAAGCTATAGATAAAAACACACCAAATATTTATAATAACAGCCAAGTAGTAACgaataaatatatatccaAGGGAAAGGCTAGCATCAGCATATTTTTGAGATTAAAAACATGAGCTTTTTAGCGAAGTTACAACAATTGAAACAGAGTGCTAAGGTTCCTGAACCTGGTAAATCCGGAAATGATCAAAAGAAACCTGAGGTCAAGAGCCTAGATTCAAGCAGACTGTTACCAAAAAACTATGTACGAGAGGTGGATCCTGCAATCAAACGATTAAAAGAAGCTCGAAGGCTCAAGCAAGGTGTTctagaaacaaaaacgaCGAAATCTACAAGTAAAACTAGACACAAGGACTCTTCTCCTAAGAGTGAGCTACCTGTGTATAAGAAGAAGCCCGGTTCGAatactgctactgctaAACCGGTATATGTACCGAAAAAGGAACCGATCAAGAAGCTATCTTTCGAGGAACTAATGAAACGGGCagaacaaaaaccaaagaCAGTACAAAACGAAAGTTCAAGGCCAAAACCGGTAGATATTAAAAAAGCCGGGTTCAAGAGTAGGACCAATTCGAGGAGCCCTAGCTCTAGTTCAAGATCAGTACAGAGAGTAGAAAAACCAACTCCCAAATCTCATCACGAGCATAATGTGCACAAACGCAAGGTGGTCGTGGAGTCCTTCTCTCGGATTGCGCAACCTAACGAAAAGCTTgcaaagaaattgaagctAAAGGAACGTAGAAACGAGGATTTAAGACGTAGGAATCAAAGATATGACagcgaagatgaagatttaTCAGATTTCATTGAGGATGACGAAGTAGATAGAAGCGAAGACACATCCAATGGAGTTCCTTACGATAGAGATGAGATCTGGTCGATTTTCAATAAAGGTGGCCGGAGAAGATATTATGactatgatgatgaagatgatgatatgGAAGCTAATGAAATGGAAATTttggaggaagaagagatgGCTGCTAAAATGGCAAGATTAGAAgataaaaaagaagaagcatgGTTGAAGAAACACGAggcagaaaagaaaaggttaaagaagaaccaCTCGTAATATTGGACACTCTAGTTTGTTTGGCATGAGGTTTAGATATAATTAACTACTCGAGCTTAAAAAATAtct of Kluyveromyces marxianus DMKU3-1042 DNA, complete genome, chromosome 3 contains these proteins:
- the SPT2 gene encoding Spt2p; amino-acid sequence: MSFLAKLQQLKQSAKVPEPGKSGNDQKKPEVKSLDSSRLLPKNYVREVDPAIKRLKEARRLKQGVLETKTTKSTSKTRHKDSSPKSELPVYKKKPGSNTATAKPVYVPKKEPIKKLSFEELMKRAEQKPKTVQNESSRPKPVDIKKAGFKSRTNSRSPSSSSRSVQRVEKPTPKSHHEHNVHKRKVVVESFSRIAQPNEKLAKKLKLKERRNEDLRRRNQRYDSEDEDLSDFIEDDEVDRSEDTSNGVPYDRDEIWSIFNKGGRRRYYDYDDEDDDMEANEMEILEEEEMAAKMARLEDKKEEAWLKKHEAEKKRLKKNHS